A region from the Diorhabda sublineata isolate icDioSubl1.1 chromosome X, icDioSubl1.1, whole genome shotgun sequence genome encodes:
- the LOC130450895 gene encoding arylsulfatase J-like — protein sequence MVLINLFTLLLCFIFTDSVSSAEQPNVIVIVADDLGWNDVGFHGSDQIPTPNIDALAYNGIILNSHYVHSTSTPTRTALLTGKYPMRLGLQGTSFLPADKRSLPDGKLLPEYFKELGYSTYLVGKWHLGYSKWNDTPQFRGFDHHFGFYNSYTSYYDYLTTWKFGDKEYTGFDLRNDGKSAYEESGKYATDLFTDFTVKTITEQDSTKPFFIMLSHLAVHAGNDGKLLEAPQETINKFTYIVDSNRRTYAAMVSKLDDSIGTIVEALDNKKMLTNTVIVFISDNGAPTVAPQFRNWGSNAPLRGVKNTLFEGGIRSVGFIYSPLLVQSARVSTDLIHVTDWLPTLFSAAGGDIGILDPELDGIDQWSSLVYDLPSPRNDILLNIDEKTRNAALRFYNWKLVVGGIQNETLGAYYGVDVLVNTEEQIYNLEAVINSPAGIIANKINYSPLSPEEYENLRSAATITCKSKKNPCDPVGGSYCLYDIPSDPCEENDLAKFFPSVVRQMKRALVNYRTSLISQLEEETDIDNADPKLFKYTWNPWSECTKPDCQSPLDNSK from the exons ATGGTTCTTATAAACTTATTTACGTTACTTCTTTGTTTTATCTTTACTGATTCAGTGTCTTCGGCGGAACAACCAAATGTGATAGTTATTGTAGCTGATGACCTC gGATGGAATGACGTTGGTTTTCATGGAAGTGATCAGATCCCTACACCAAACATTGATGCATTAGCTTATAATGGAATCATTTTGAATAGTCATTATGTTCATTCTACTAGTACGCCAACAAGAACAGCACTTCTAACAGGAAAATATCCTATGCGTTTAG GTTTACAAGGAACTTCTTTTTTGCCTGCTGATAAAAGATCTTTACCTGACGGAAAGTTGTTACCTGAATATTTCAAG GAATTAGGGTACTCGACTTATCTGGTCGGAAAATGGCACTTGGGGTATTCGAAATGGAATGATACCCCACAATTCAGAGGATTTGATCATCATTTTGGATTCTATAATAGCTATACCAGTTACTACGACTATTTAACAACTTGGAAA tttggcgataaAGAATACACTGGATTTGATTTGCGGAACGATGGAAAATCAGCATACGAAGAAAGTGGCAAATATGCTACGGACCTCTTTACGGATTTTACAGTCAAAACTATCACGGAACAAGACAGTACTAAGCCGTTTTTTATTATGTTGTCACATTTAGCAGTTCATGCTGGTAACGACGGAAAACTTTTAGAAGCTCCTCAAGAAACTATTAATAAGTTCACTTATATTGTTGATTCAAATAGGAGAACTTACGCAG cGATGGTATCAAAACTGGACGACAGTATTGGAACAATAGTTGAAGCTTTAGATAACAAAAAGATGTTAACAAATACTGTCATAGTATTCATTAGTGACAATGGGGCTCCTACAGTTGCACCACAATTTAGAAATTGGGGAAGTAACGCTCCTCTAAGAGGCGTGAAAAATACTTTATTCGAAGGTGGGATCCGGAGTGTTGGATTTATTTATAGTCCCCTATTGGTACAATCGGCAAGGGTATCTACTGATTTAATACATGTTACCGATTGGCTTCCCACTTTGTTTTCGGCGGCTGGAGGAGACATTGGTATTTTGGATCCAGAACTTGATGGAATTGATCAATGGTCTAGtttg GTTTATGATCTGCCATCTCCACGAAACGATATTCTGTTGAATATTGATGAAAAGACGAGAAATGCTGCGCTTAGATTTTATAATTGGAAACTAGTAGTAG gtgGCATTCAAAATGAAACATTGGGTGCGTACTATGGAGTAGATGTACTGGTTAATACCGAAGAGCAAATCTATAACTTAGAAGCAGTAATAAACAGTCCTGCAGGAATAATtgctaataaaataaactatagtcCATTGAGCCCTGAAGAATACGAAAATCTCAGATCGGCAGCTACAATAACTTGCAAGTCGAAAAAGAATCCATGTGATCCTGTAG GTGGATCATATTGCTTATATGACATTCCAAGTGACCCTTGCGAGGAAAATGATTTGGCTAAATTTTTCCCAAGTGTAGTAAGACAGATGAAACGAGCACTAGTTAATTATAGAACTAGCCTGATAAGTCAACTTGAAGAAGAAACAGATATAGATAATGCAGAtccaaaattgttcaaatatacTTGGAATCCATGGTCAGAATGTACAAAACCTGACTGTCAGTCACCACTTGataattctaaataa